In Balaenoptera ricei isolate mBalRic1 chromosome 4, mBalRic1.hap2, whole genome shotgun sequence, the following are encoded in one genomic region:
- the PTX3 gene encoding pentraxin-related protein PTX3 codes for MHLPVILFCALWSAVSAENSDEYELMYVNLDNEIDNGLHPTEDPTPCDCSRENSEWDKLFIMLENSQMREGMLLQATDDVLRGELQKLRAELGRLAGSLARPCAPVAPAEARLARALDELLQASRDASRRLARLEEAGALQPQEEAGQALGAVLEELRQTQADLRAVQGWVAGRWLPAGCETAILFPMRSKKIFASVHPATPMKLEAFSACIWVKATDVLNKTVLFSYGTKRNPYEIQLYLSYQSIVLVVGGEENRLVTDTVISLGTWTHLCSTWNSEKGHVALWVNGDLVAATVDMATGHVVPEGGILQVGQEKNGCCVGGGFDETLAFSGRLTGFNIWDRVLSNEDIRKTGGAESCHIRGNVVGWAVTEIQPHGGAQYVS; via the exons ATGCATCTCCCTGTGATTCTGTTTTGTGCTCTCTGGTCTGCAGTGTCGGCCGAGAACTCGGATGAATATGAGCTCATGTATGTGAATCTGGACAATGAAATAGACAATGGACTCCATCCCACTGAGGACC CTACGCCGTGCGACTGCAGTCGGGAGAACTCCGAGTGGGACAAGCTCTTCATCATGCTGGAGAACTCGCAGATGCGGGAGGGCATGCTGCTGCAGGCCACCGACGACGTCCTCCGGGGTGAGCTGCAGAAGCTGCGGGCCGAGCTGGGCCGGCTGGCGGGCAGCCTGGCGAGGCCGTGCGCGCCGGTGGCCCCCGCCGAGGCCAGGCTGGCCCGGGCGCTGGACGAGCTGCTGCAGGCGAGCCGCGACGCGAGCCGCAGGCTGGCGCGCCTGGAGGAAGCCGGGGCGCTGCAGCCGCAGGAGGAGGCGGGGCAGGCCCTTGGCGCAGTGCTCGAGGAGCTGCGGCAGACGCAGGCCGACCTCCGCGCTGTGCAGGGCTGGGTGGCAGGACGCTGGCTGCCAGCAG GTTGTGAAACAGCGATTTTATTCCCCATGCGTTCCAAGAAGATTTTTGCAAGCGTGCATCCAGCAACACCAATGAAACTTGAGGCTTTCAGTGCCTGCATTTGGGTCAAAGCCACAGATGTGTTAAACAAAACTGTCCTGTTTTCCTATGGCACAAAGAGGAATCCATATGAGATCCAGCTGTACCTCAGCTATCAGTCCATCGTCCTTGTGGTGGGTGGAGAGGAAAACAGACTGGTCACCGATACTGTGATTTCCCTGGGAACGTGGACCCATCTGTGCAGCACCTGGAATTCAGAGAAAGGGCACGTGGCCTTGTGGGTAAATGGTGACCTGGTGGCCGCCACTGTCGACATGGCCACGGGTCACGTTGTTCCCGAGGGAGGAATCCTGCAGGTTGGCCAAGAAAAGAACGGCTGCTGTGTGGGTGGTGGCTTTGATGAGACATTAGCCTTTTCTGGCAGACTCACGGGCTTCAACATCTGGGATCGTGTTCTTAGTAATGAAGACATAAGAAAGACCGGAGGAGCAGAGTCCTGTCACATCCGGGGCAACGTGGTTGGGTGGGCAGTCACGGAGATTCAGCCCCACGGAGGAGCGCAGTACGTTTCTTAA